One stretch of Rhizoctonia solani chromosome 8, complete sequence DNA includes these proteins:
- a CDS encoding Retrotransposable element Tf2 protein, which produces MEPEPSPAALLEAITALTATVGSLQDQIHTQSQQITKLRAICKETADLLGDKDQGAPQTQPGPLTGPITPPTHLGGEVHTPGTVRPGLKAPFRPSRGTGYDSEEEEEPRQAPKKEPCGMPRSLSSLTPFDSGSSVKRPKMELPDPYKGDSRGRKATQWLDRMLLWVALHQDQFDEEEQMVVWMLYHMTDKAADWALPLIGAIIKGKGNPPTTIPVLTAKFKEAFANPDAKRAAARKIAALTQTTTMSEYVTKFCNLIAELDWNEEAYIAQFTHGLHWKVKELLSTKDNIPNNLEAIFAASIKIDNTCWENEENRPKKAPAKSPTTMATTSTTTTQRVCLSEDPNYVTPEERDRQQASGLCVKCRQKGHGIKQCQNGWKATIKEVAKPPTQKKDTVDSFVEFVSVGLDSNKKLLLFIDLHVQNSQAEPIKTLIDSGATSNFISPALVENLKIPKTQLKNPRVVRMLDGTLSQTGCIWHQVQLAVLANGHSHTIPFLVCPIGNTPAILGMTWLMAEAPLINWQQGLVTFPEQVQIASKEEADLDPLADLPPQYHEFARVFGKEEFKVLPPHWEYDIAIDLLPDAKLSPGPIYRMTDAESKALKQHIDKELATGKIRPSTSSAGAPVMFVKKADGSLRLVVDYRKLNDVTHKNVYPLPRQDDLMAKLRNAKLFTKLDLRWGYNNVQIKEGDEWKTAFRTKYGLFEYLVMPFGLTNAPAAFQHFMNDLFRDLINVTVVIYLDDILIFLEKPEEHPAHVKEVLSRLMANQLFCKLSKCHFHMTTVDYLGIVISPAGFSMDQKKIEAVTSWPQPKTVKQVQAFLGFVNYLRRFIPNFSLVVRPLHNLTKKETPWSWDEPEEVAFQELKALVTRSPVLIHSNPELPYYLETDASGVAMGAILSQQGEDNRLHPIAYMSKSFLGAKSNYDMHDKELLAIIKALEEWQIFLEATDKPIQVFTDHRNLEYWMQAQTFNQRHARWRIFLSDFNFEIHYCPGKQSGKPDALSRQLDYINVPPEPEVMLPAEVFANTSEEELEIVTEIRSRLKEDPSLEQIIQFLTEDADNALPSIQKAYQDYDWEEDLLWYRGKLVVPDHEPLKERLLKEFHNSPLAGHPGQQRTLELLIIALKPLEVPPYPFHTISYNFITGFPKSQGHNAILVVIDSFSKFGHFIPTSKKVTSKGLADLFVTHIWKLHGLPIKTISDRGTTFTRKFLWALYQRLGIKPSFSSAYHPESNGQTERVNQFIEFYLRSYIAANHSDWTTWLPLVEYAYNNAKHASTGKTPFELVYRRNPVMNPSNVPANVPEADEVADTLAWEWKEAKSALRLSKERMTRNQGTVPEYSVGEKVWLDGKNVELRTNSNKLDPKQLGPFKIVEKISSHAYRLELPETLKIHDVFYVGLLSKSHKSPSQPFPEQPPPETIEGEEEYKVEQIIDSKQQRGKWFYLIKWKGYGPEDNSWEPEELLEYSQEEIKQFNQARLRKACDATKSL; this is translated from the exons atggaaccagagccgtcccctgctgctctccttgaggctatcacagccctcacagccacagttgggtccctgcaggaccaaatccacACCCAAAGCCAGCAGATTACCAAGCTTAGGGCCATATGTAAGGAGACAGcagacctccttggggacaaggatcaaggagccccccaaacccagcctggcccattgactgggcctatcacccctcctacccacttgGGAGGGGAagtccacactccaggcacggttaggcctggactcaaggccccgttcCGCCCCTCTAGAGGAACAGGTTAtgactcagaagaggaagaagaacccAGGCAAGCCCCCAAGAAAGAGCCTTGCGGAATGCCTAGGAGCCTAAGCtcactcaccccctttgattcagggtccagcgtaaagcggcccaaaatggaactcCCTGACCCATATAAGGGGGACtccaggggaagaaaggcaacccaATGGCTAGACCGCATGCTGCTTTGGGTTGCACTTCATCAAGAccaatttgatgaagaagagcaaatggttgtgtggatgctttaccacatgacagacaaggcagccgactgggcactccccctcattggggctattatcaagggcaagggcaatcctccaaccaccatcccggtcttaacggccaaattcaaagaagcctttgccaatccagacgcaaagagggcggctgccaggaagattgccgcgctaactcagaccacaaccatgtctgagtacgtcaccaaATTCTGCAATCTCATAgcagaacttgactggaatgaggaggcgtatattgcccaattcacgcacggccttcactggaaggtcaaagaactcttgtccaccaaggacaacattcccaACAATcttgaggccatatttgccgcctcaatcaaaattgacaatactTGTTGGGAAAATGAGGAAaaccgccccaaaaaggcaccCGCTAAGTCCCCAACCACCATggccaccacttccaccaccaccacgcaaAGGGTCTGCCTTTCAGAGGACCCTAACTACGTAActccggaagaaagggaccgccaACAAGCTTCAGGCCTTTGCGTCAAATGCAGGCAAAAGGGGCATGGTATCAAGCAGTGCCAAaatggatggaaggccacaaTCAAAGAAGTGGCCAAG cccccaactCAGAAGAAGGACACTGTAGATAGTTTTGTAGAATTTGTTTCTGTTGGTCTTGATTCTAATAAAAAACTGCTATTATTCATTGATCTACACGTCCAAAATTCCCAGGCAGAACCCATTAAAACTctcattgactcaggcgccacctccaactTTATATCCCCAGCTCTAGTAGAAAACCTCAAAATCCctaaaacccaactcaaaaatccacgagttgtgagaatgttagatggtaccctatcccagactggttgcatatggcaccaggttcaacttgcggtcttggccaatggccactcaCACACAATCCCCTTCCTAGTTTGTCCCATTGGGAACACACCAGCAATtttaggcatgacatggttaatggcagaagctcccctcatcaattggcaacagggattagtcacattccctgaacaggtacagattgcctccaaagaagaagcagacctggatcctttagcagacctcccccctcaatatcatgagtttgctagagtatttggcaaagaagagttTAAGGTTCTACCCCCTCATTGGGAATATGATATTGCAATAGACCTTCTCCCTGATGCAAAATTATCACCAGGCCCAATCTACAGAATGACAGACGCGGAGTCCAAAGCtctgaaacaacacattgacaaggagctGGCAACAGGaaagatccgtcccagcacctcctcagcaggcgctccggtcatgtttgtcaagaaaGCGGATGGTTCCCTCAGGCTAGTAGTAGATTacaggaagctgaatgacgtGACCCACAAAAACGTGTATCCACTTCCCAGACAAGATGATCTCATGGCTAAGCTCAGGAATGCCAAGTTattcaccaaactagactTACGTTGGGGCTATAATAATGTACAGATcaaagaaggtgatgaatggaagacggcctttaGGACCAAGTACGGGCtctttgaatacctagtaatgccttttggccttacaaatgcccctgccgccttccagcactttatgaatgatttgttcaGAGACCTCATCAATGTCACAGTAGTCATCTACTTGGACGATATTTTGATTTTTTTGGAGAAGCCAGAAGAACACCCTGCCCATGTGAAGGAAgtcttatccaggctaatGGCAAATCAGCTCTTTTGCAAACTTtcaaagtgccacttccacatGACCACAGTTGACTACCTTGGTATTGTAATCTCACCGGCAGGattttccatggatcagaagaagatagAAGCTGTCACCTCATGGCCTCaacccaaaacagtcaaacaggtccaggcattCTTAggctttgtcaactacctccggcgtttcattcccaacttcagcttgGTTGTGCGTCCCCTCCATAACCTCACAAAGAAGGAAactccctggtcatgggatGAACCAGAAGAGGTTGCATTCCAGGAGCTAAAGGCCCTTGTCACCAGATCCCCGGTTCttatccactccaacccagaactaccctactacctagaaacagacgcatcaggggtagccatgggagccatactgagtcaacaaggagaggataaCCGGCTCCATccaattgcatatatgtctaAGTCCTTCTTGGGTGCCAAATCAAACTATGATATGCATGACAAAGAATTATTAGCTATCATTAAGGCATTAGAGGAGTGGCAAattttcctagaagcaacagacaaaccaatccaggtcttcacagatcatagaaacctggagtattggatgcaggcacaaacCTTTAACCAGAGACACGCAAGATGGCGCATTTTCCTGAgtgacttcaattttgaaatccactattgcccaggaaaacagtcagggaagccagaCGCCCTGTCCAGACAATTGGATTACATCAATGTGccaccagaaccagaagtcatgctcccagcagaggtctttgccaacacgtcagaggaagaactggaaattgtcacggaaataCGTTCTAGGTTGAAAGAAGACCCTTCCCTAGAACAGATTATCCAGTTTCTAACAGAAGACGCTGATAACGCCCTGCCATCCATACAGAAGGCGTACCAAGATTAtgattgggaggaagacctacTCTGGTACCGTGGGAAACTAGTAGTACCCGACCATGAGCCCCTGAAAGAAAGACTCCTGAAGGAATTTCACAACTctcccctggcaggacatccgggACAACAAAGAACCCTAGAGCTTCTAA TAATTGCCCTGAAACCCTTGGAAGTTCCaccatatcccttccacacaATATCATACAACTTCATCACTGGGTTCCCCAAGTCCCAGGGCCACAATGCTATCCTTGTGGTTATTGATtcattttccaagtttggacacttcatccccacGTCCAAAAAGGTCACATCCAAGGGGTTGGCGGACTTATTTGTAACGCAtatctggaaactccatggctTACCAATCAAAACCATCTCAGACCGCGGAACCACGTTCACCAGAAAGTTTCTTTGGGCACTCTATCAAAGACTGGGGATCAAACCATCCTTTTCTTCCGCTTACCATCCAGAATCCAACGGACAGACAGAAAGGGTTAATCAGTttattgagttctacctaaggTCATACATAGCAGCCAATCATTCAGACTGGACCACCTGGCTCCCTTTGGTGGAATACGCGtataacaacgccaaacaTGCGTCCACaggaaaaaccccctttgaattggtttaCAGAAGGAATCCAGTAATGAACCcttccaacgtcccagccaATGTACCAGAGGCAGATGAGGTAGCAGACACACTAGCCtgggaatggaaagaagccaagtCAGCCCTCAGATTGagcaaagaacggatgacCAGGAACCAAGGAACAGTACCGGAGTATTCAGTAGGAGAGAAGGTTTGGCTGGATGGGAAGAATGTGGAACttaggaccaattcaaacaagTTGGACCCCAAACAACTTGGTCCCTTCAAAATTGTTGAAAAAATTTCTAgtcacgcctaccgcctagagCTACCAGAGACTttgaagatccatgatgtgttctATGTTGGGTTGTTATCTAAGAGCCACAAATCACCAAGCCAACCATTTCCGGaacaacctccccctgagacaatagagggagaagaagaatacaaggtggaacaaatcatAGACTCCAAACAACAACGGGGtaaatggttctacctaataaaatggaaaggatatggcccagaagacaactcatgggaaccagaagaactacTGGAAtacagccaagaagagataaagcaattcaaccaagctagactcagaaaggcttgtgacgccaccaagagcctttaa